A region of Plectropomus leopardus isolate mb chromosome 16, YSFRI_Pleo_2.0, whole genome shotgun sequence DNA encodes the following proteins:
- the angel2 gene encoding protein angel homolog 2 isoform X3, producing the protein MHPRRNINDVSFLSEESHPMFLHQLSSFSSSFLSHTRPALCRAGFRSSSAASFSSSRPHFIPTPPPPWWLMQGFSPWPPQFPRSHPAGQHPMSSGRTLHPQNINLDNFGGSRRSFSTSARLMMERPDREPPHKRRKSTEERRGADERENRGGAAGGTGGKAKDGGSKEHHHLNFSTGSRPRPNQRYKDGSRDRGKNGAGKGASLENSREKDVERTKTESKGTQRKDGSNQDETLTRGRSAHQQGGHKDSQAVSSRTQTPKSNPEQDKVPTHKPNPWFKGRGAEEQGGWCGGNTHPPEGQIGDRGSDRGQWTGLLSQPCSTSNPWQVAGANRQPPPAGSCPPVRLQGDVKPVRSLQRHWEASPACSTEIQPPGDSTAFDFSIMSYNILSQELLQDNVYLYRHCNPGVLPWDHRLPNLLAEIKQYDADILCLQEVQEDHYEDQIKPALQALGYQCEYKKRTGRKPDGCAVVFKTSRLSLLSSNPVEFFRPGDALLDRDNVGLVLLLQPNNTMGQSDPSAFICVANTHLLYNPRRGDIKLAQLAILLAEVNRLSRLPDGSTNPVVLCGDFNSTPWSPLYSFLTTGCLEYTGLQSGMVSGQESNPRGQRVLTPPLWSHSLGISHQCQYKSKPSAESSCSSPSAVEGAISKLTVEDLATKAAAAFHRARIEHSLKLQSSYQHHLKPDGRPEITTCHSRTAMTVDYILYTPGSLCLTGSSYLHVRIHFTCHQSI; encoded by the exons aTGCATCCAAGACGAAACATAAACGATGTCTCTTTCCTCTCCGAAGAGAG CCACCCGATGTTCCTTCATCAGTTGagctccttcagctcctccttCCTGTCCCACACCCGTCCCGCTCTCTGCAGGGCTGGCTTCAGGAGCAGCAGTGccgcctccttctcctcctcccgcCCCCATTTTAtccccactcctcctcctccatggTGGTTGATGCAGGGATTTTCCCCCTGGCCACCTCAGTTCCCCCGCTCCCACCCAGCAGGCCAACACCCCATGTCCTCTGGTAGGACATTGCACCCGCAGAACATCAACCTCGATAACTTTGGTGGTAGTCGGCGTTCATTCTCCACCTCTGCCCGCCTCATGATGGAGCGTCCAGACAGAGAGCCTCCTCACAAACGGAGGAAGAgtacagaggagaggaggggcgCTGACGAGAGGgaaaacagaggaggagcagcaggcgGGACAGGAGGCAAGGCCAAGGATGGCGGCTCCAAGGAGCACCATCACCTGAATTTCAGCACAGGCAGCCGCCCGCGACCAAACCAACGCTACAAAGATGGAAGCAGAGACCGAGGGAAGAACGGAGCCGGAAAAGGTGCTAGTCttgaaaacagcagagaaaaagacGTTGAAAGGACTAAAACTGAAAGCAAAGGCACTCAGAGAAAAGACGGTTCCAATCAAGATGAAACCCTGACTCGGGGGAGGAGCGCGCATCAGCAAGGAGGGCATAAAGACTCACAGGCTGTCAGCTCTAGGACTCAGACCCCAAAGTCAAACCCTGAACAGGATAAAGTTCCCACACATAAACCCAACCCCTGGTTCAAAGGCCGGGGAgcagaggagcagggagggtGGTGTGGGGGGAATACACATCCACCAGAGGGACAGATCGGGGACAGAGGTAGTGATAGAGGGCAGTGGACGGGGCTTCTTTCTCAGCCCTGCAGCACCTCAAACCCGTGGCAGGTCGCAGGAGCCAACAGACAACCTCCTCCAGCTGGAAGCTGCCCCCCGGTCAGACTACAGGGGGACGTGAAACCTGTGAGAT CTCTTCAGAGACACTGGGAGGCCTCGCCTGCCTGCAGTACAGAGATCCAGCCACCAGGAGACAGCACAGCGTTTGACTTCTCAATAATGTCCTACAACATTCTGTctcaggagctgctgcaggacaaCGTCTACCTGTACCGACACTGTAACCCCGGCGTCCTGCCGTGGGACCACCGGCTGCCCAACCTGCTGGCTGAGATCAAGCAGTACGACGCTGAT ATTCTGTGTCTCCAAGAAGTCCAGGAGGACCACTATGAAGACCAGATTAAACCTGCTCTGCAGGCACtag gttaCCAGTGTGAGTACAAGAAGCGAACAGGAAGGAAACCCGACGGTTGTGCTGTTGTCTTTAAAACCTCCCGCCTGTCACTCCTCTCATCCAATCCCGTCGAGTTCTTCCGCCCTGGCGACGCCCTCCTTGACCGTGACAACGTGGGGTtggttttgctgctgcagcctaACAACACAATGGGCCAATCAGATCCCTCAGCCTTCATCTGTGTCGCCAACACTCACCTCCTCTACAACCCTCGCCGTGGCGACATCAAACTGGCCCAGCTGGCAATCCTATTGGCCGAGGTCAACCGGCTGTCCCGCCTCCCGGACGGGTCGACCAATCCGGTCGTGTTGTGTGGGGATTTTAACTCCACACCCTGGAGTCCACTGTACAGCTTTCTGACCACAGGCTGCCTGGAGTACACCGGCCTGCAGAGCGGCATg gtgtcTGGTCAGGAAAGCAATCCCAGAGGTCAGCGTGTCCTCACGCCTCCTCTCTGGTCTCACAGTTTAGGAATCAGCCATCAGTGTCAGTACAAGAGCAAACCCTCGGCTGAGTCGTCCTGCAGCAGCCCGTCAG cAGTCGAAGGAGCGATCTCCAAACTGACTGTAGAAGATCTCGCCaccaaagctgctgctgcttttcacag agcAAGGATCGAGCACAGCCTGAAGCTACAGTCGTCTTACCAGCACCACCTGAAGCCTGATGGGAGACCCGAGATCACCACCTGTCACTCCCGCACAGCCATGACGGTGGATTACATCCTGTACACACCCg
- the angel2 gene encoding protein angel homolog 2 isoform X1 — translation MHPRRNINDVSFLSEESHPMFLHQLSSFSSSFLSHTRPALCRAGFRSSSAASFSSSRPHFIPTPPPPWWLMQGFSPWPPQFPRSHPAGQHPMSSGRTLHPQNINLDNFGGSRRSFSTSARLMMERPDREPPHKRRKSTEERRGADERENRGGAAGGTGGKAKDGGSKEHHHLNFSTGSRPRPNQRYKDGSRDRGKNGAGKGASLENSREKDVERTKTESKGTQRKDGSNQDETLTRGRSAHQQGGHKDSQAVSSRTQTPKSNPEQDKVPTHKPNPWFKGRGAEEQGGWCGGNTHPPEGQIGDRGSDRGQWTGLLSQPCSTSNPWQVAGANRQPPPAGSCPPVRLQGDVKPVRSLQRHWEASPACSTEIQPPGDSTAFDFSIMSYNILSQELLQDNVYLYRHCNPGVLPWDHRLPNLLAEIKQYDADILCLQEVQEDHYEDQIKPALQALGYQCEYKKRTGRKPDGCAVVFKTSRLSLLSSNPVEFFRPGDALLDRDNVGLVLLLQPNNTMGQSDPSAFICVANTHLLYNPRRGDIKLAQLAILLAEVNRLSRLPDGSTNPVVLCGDFNSTPWSPLYSFLTTGCLEYTGLQSGMVSGQESNPRGQRVLTPPLWSHSLGISHQCQYKSKPSAESSCSSPSAVEGAISKLTVEDLATKAAAAFHRARIEHSLKLQSSYQHHLKPDGRPEITTCHSRTAMTVDYILYTPEFITPPSLPGGRGLQLLGRLSLVGWSELEKVNGLPNQHHSSDHLPLLARFRFRL, via the exons aTGCATCCAAGACGAAACATAAACGATGTCTCTTTCCTCTCCGAAGAGAG CCACCCGATGTTCCTTCATCAGTTGagctccttcagctcctccttCCTGTCCCACACCCGTCCCGCTCTCTGCAGGGCTGGCTTCAGGAGCAGCAGTGccgcctccttctcctcctcccgcCCCCATTTTAtccccactcctcctcctccatggTGGTTGATGCAGGGATTTTCCCCCTGGCCACCTCAGTTCCCCCGCTCCCACCCAGCAGGCCAACACCCCATGTCCTCTGGTAGGACATTGCACCCGCAGAACATCAACCTCGATAACTTTGGTGGTAGTCGGCGTTCATTCTCCACCTCTGCCCGCCTCATGATGGAGCGTCCAGACAGAGAGCCTCCTCACAAACGGAGGAAGAgtacagaggagaggaggggcgCTGACGAGAGGgaaaacagaggaggagcagcaggcgGGACAGGAGGCAAGGCCAAGGATGGCGGCTCCAAGGAGCACCATCACCTGAATTTCAGCACAGGCAGCCGCCCGCGACCAAACCAACGCTACAAAGATGGAAGCAGAGACCGAGGGAAGAACGGAGCCGGAAAAGGTGCTAGTCttgaaaacagcagagaaaaagacGTTGAAAGGACTAAAACTGAAAGCAAAGGCACTCAGAGAAAAGACGGTTCCAATCAAGATGAAACCCTGACTCGGGGGAGGAGCGCGCATCAGCAAGGAGGGCATAAAGACTCACAGGCTGTCAGCTCTAGGACTCAGACCCCAAAGTCAAACCCTGAACAGGATAAAGTTCCCACACATAAACCCAACCCCTGGTTCAAAGGCCGGGGAgcagaggagcagggagggtGGTGTGGGGGGAATACACATCCACCAGAGGGACAGATCGGGGACAGAGGTAGTGATAGAGGGCAGTGGACGGGGCTTCTTTCTCAGCCCTGCAGCACCTCAAACCCGTGGCAGGTCGCAGGAGCCAACAGACAACCTCCTCCAGCTGGAAGCTGCCCCCCGGTCAGACTACAGGGGGACGTGAAACCTGTGAGAT CTCTTCAGAGACACTGGGAGGCCTCGCCTGCCTGCAGTACAGAGATCCAGCCACCAGGAGACAGCACAGCGTTTGACTTCTCAATAATGTCCTACAACATTCTGTctcaggagctgctgcaggacaaCGTCTACCTGTACCGACACTGTAACCCCGGCGTCCTGCCGTGGGACCACCGGCTGCCCAACCTGCTGGCTGAGATCAAGCAGTACGACGCTGAT ATTCTGTGTCTCCAAGAAGTCCAGGAGGACCACTATGAAGACCAGATTAAACCTGCTCTGCAGGCACtag gttaCCAGTGTGAGTACAAGAAGCGAACAGGAAGGAAACCCGACGGTTGTGCTGTTGTCTTTAAAACCTCCCGCCTGTCACTCCTCTCATCCAATCCCGTCGAGTTCTTCCGCCCTGGCGACGCCCTCCTTGACCGTGACAACGTGGGGTtggttttgctgctgcagcctaACAACACAATGGGCCAATCAGATCCCTCAGCCTTCATCTGTGTCGCCAACACTCACCTCCTCTACAACCCTCGCCGTGGCGACATCAAACTGGCCCAGCTGGCAATCCTATTGGCCGAGGTCAACCGGCTGTCCCGCCTCCCGGACGGGTCGACCAATCCGGTCGTGTTGTGTGGGGATTTTAACTCCACACCCTGGAGTCCACTGTACAGCTTTCTGACCACAGGCTGCCTGGAGTACACCGGCCTGCAGAGCGGCATg gtgtcTGGTCAGGAAAGCAATCCCAGAGGTCAGCGTGTCCTCACGCCTCCTCTCTGGTCTCACAGTTTAGGAATCAGCCATCAGTGTCAGTACAAGAGCAAACCCTCGGCTGAGTCGTCCTGCAGCAGCCCGTCAG cAGTCGAAGGAGCGATCTCCAAACTGACTGTAGAAGATCTCGCCaccaaagctgctgctgcttttcacag agcAAGGATCGAGCACAGCCTGAAGCTACAGTCGTCTTACCAGCACCACCTGAAGCCTGATGGGAGACCCGAGATCACCACCTGTCACTCCCGCACAGCCATGACGGTGGATTACATCCTGTACACACCCg AATTCATCACACCTCCTTCACTTCCTGGTGGGCGTGGTCTGCAGCTGCTGGGCAGGCTGTCATTGGTTGGCTGGTCGGAGCTGGAGAAGGTTAACGGCCTGCCCAATCAGCATCACTCGTCTGATCACCTCCCTCTCCTTGCTCGCTTCCGCTTCCGCCTCTGA
- the angel2 gene encoding protein angel homolog 2 isoform X2, with product MFLHQLSSFSSSFLSHTRPALCRAGFRSSSAASFSSSRPHFIPTPPPPWWLMQGFSPWPPQFPRSHPAGQHPMSSGRTLHPQNINLDNFGGSRRSFSTSARLMMERPDREPPHKRRKSTEERRGADERENRGGAAGGTGGKAKDGGSKEHHHLNFSTGSRPRPNQRYKDGSRDRGKNGAGKGASLENSREKDVERTKTESKGTQRKDGSNQDETLTRGRSAHQQGGHKDSQAVSSRTQTPKSNPEQDKVPTHKPNPWFKGRGAEEQGGWCGGNTHPPEGQIGDRGSDRGQWTGLLSQPCSTSNPWQVAGANRQPPPAGSCPPVRLQGDVKPVRSLQRHWEASPACSTEIQPPGDSTAFDFSIMSYNILSQELLQDNVYLYRHCNPGVLPWDHRLPNLLAEIKQYDADILCLQEVQEDHYEDQIKPALQALGYQCEYKKRTGRKPDGCAVVFKTSRLSLLSSNPVEFFRPGDALLDRDNVGLVLLLQPNNTMGQSDPSAFICVANTHLLYNPRRGDIKLAQLAILLAEVNRLSRLPDGSTNPVVLCGDFNSTPWSPLYSFLTTGCLEYTGLQSGMVSGQESNPRGQRVLTPPLWSHSLGISHQCQYKSKPSAESSCSSPSAVEGAISKLTVEDLATKAAAAFHRARIEHSLKLQSSYQHHLKPDGRPEITTCHSRTAMTVDYILYTPEFITPPSLPGGRGLQLLGRLSLVGWSELEKVNGLPNQHHSSDHLPLLARFRFRL from the exons ATGTTCCTTCATCAGTTGagctccttcagctcctccttCCTGTCCCACACCCGTCCCGCTCTCTGCAGGGCTGGCTTCAGGAGCAGCAGTGccgcctccttctcctcctcccgcCCCCATTTTAtccccactcctcctcctccatggTGGTTGATGCAGGGATTTTCCCCCTGGCCACCTCAGTTCCCCCGCTCCCACCCAGCAGGCCAACACCCCATGTCCTCTGGTAGGACATTGCACCCGCAGAACATCAACCTCGATAACTTTGGTGGTAGTCGGCGTTCATTCTCCACCTCTGCCCGCCTCATGATGGAGCGTCCAGACAGAGAGCCTCCTCACAAACGGAGGAAGAgtacagaggagaggaggggcgCTGACGAGAGGgaaaacagaggaggagcagcaggcgGGACAGGAGGCAAGGCCAAGGATGGCGGCTCCAAGGAGCACCATCACCTGAATTTCAGCACAGGCAGCCGCCCGCGACCAAACCAACGCTACAAAGATGGAAGCAGAGACCGAGGGAAGAACGGAGCCGGAAAAGGTGCTAGTCttgaaaacagcagagaaaaagacGTTGAAAGGACTAAAACTGAAAGCAAAGGCACTCAGAGAAAAGACGGTTCCAATCAAGATGAAACCCTGACTCGGGGGAGGAGCGCGCATCAGCAAGGAGGGCATAAAGACTCACAGGCTGTCAGCTCTAGGACTCAGACCCCAAAGTCAAACCCTGAACAGGATAAAGTTCCCACACATAAACCCAACCCCTGGTTCAAAGGCCGGGGAgcagaggagcagggagggtGGTGTGGGGGGAATACACATCCACCAGAGGGACAGATCGGGGACAGAGGTAGTGATAGAGGGCAGTGGACGGGGCTTCTTTCTCAGCCCTGCAGCACCTCAAACCCGTGGCAGGTCGCAGGAGCCAACAGACAACCTCCTCCAGCTGGAAGCTGCCCCCCGGTCAGACTACAGGGGGACGTGAAACCTGTGAGAT CTCTTCAGAGACACTGGGAGGCCTCGCCTGCCTGCAGTACAGAGATCCAGCCACCAGGAGACAGCACAGCGTTTGACTTCTCAATAATGTCCTACAACATTCTGTctcaggagctgctgcaggacaaCGTCTACCTGTACCGACACTGTAACCCCGGCGTCCTGCCGTGGGACCACCGGCTGCCCAACCTGCTGGCTGAGATCAAGCAGTACGACGCTGAT ATTCTGTGTCTCCAAGAAGTCCAGGAGGACCACTATGAAGACCAGATTAAACCTGCTCTGCAGGCACtag gttaCCAGTGTGAGTACAAGAAGCGAACAGGAAGGAAACCCGACGGTTGTGCTGTTGTCTTTAAAACCTCCCGCCTGTCACTCCTCTCATCCAATCCCGTCGAGTTCTTCCGCCCTGGCGACGCCCTCCTTGACCGTGACAACGTGGGGTtggttttgctgctgcagcctaACAACACAATGGGCCAATCAGATCCCTCAGCCTTCATCTGTGTCGCCAACACTCACCTCCTCTACAACCCTCGCCGTGGCGACATCAAACTGGCCCAGCTGGCAATCCTATTGGCCGAGGTCAACCGGCTGTCCCGCCTCCCGGACGGGTCGACCAATCCGGTCGTGTTGTGTGGGGATTTTAACTCCACACCCTGGAGTCCACTGTACAGCTTTCTGACCACAGGCTGCCTGGAGTACACCGGCCTGCAGAGCGGCATg gtgtcTGGTCAGGAAAGCAATCCCAGAGGTCAGCGTGTCCTCACGCCTCCTCTCTGGTCTCACAGTTTAGGAATCAGCCATCAGTGTCAGTACAAGAGCAAACCCTCGGCTGAGTCGTCCTGCAGCAGCCCGTCAG cAGTCGAAGGAGCGATCTCCAAACTGACTGTAGAAGATCTCGCCaccaaagctgctgctgcttttcacag agcAAGGATCGAGCACAGCCTGAAGCTACAGTCGTCTTACCAGCACCACCTGAAGCCTGATGGGAGACCCGAGATCACCACCTGTCACTCCCGCACAGCCATGACGGTGGATTACATCCTGTACACACCCg AATTCATCACACCTCCTTCACTTCCTGGTGGGCGTGGTCTGCAGCTGCTGGGCAGGCTGTCATTGGTTGGCTGGTCGGAGCTGGAGAAGGTTAACGGCCTGCCCAATCAGCATCACTCGTCTGATCACCTCCCTCTCCTTGCTCGCTTCCGCTTCCGCCTCTGA